A genomic segment from Castor canadensis chromosome 1, mCasCan1.hap1v2, whole genome shotgun sequence encodes:
- the LOC141411414 gene encoding LOW QUALITY PROTEIN: mas-related G-protein coupled receptor member B1-like (The sequence of the model RefSeq protein was modified relative to this genomic sequence to represent the inferred CDS: inserted 2 bases in 1 codon; substituted 1 base at 1 genomic stop codon): MVIFNFHLLNLIIALVGLAGNVIVLWLLGFCMCRNAFSVYILYLAGANFLFFCFQITIFFIIVLAFDSITTAWLIILFVVISESSLAIPVKILCDSRWKPVIRLYVTIMLTVLVLLLLNLFWDPLFPLNVNQSFHYGILCDFYLVXNCTSPTIYFIIDSFRQLQXQWQMLKLLLQRVMQDTPEENENGHRVLDARKNWKHSDAAIESLCLDSGSVATEPPAGSPESSSGSPEEDECRDTHSQGSWEILGNGVAVT; this comes from the exons ATGGtgatttttaatttccatttgcttAACCTCATAATTGCCCTGGTTGGGCTGGCAGGAAATGTGATTGTGCTGTGGCTTCTTGGCTTTTGCATGTGCAGGAATGCCTTCTCTGTCTACATTCTTTACTTGGCTGGGgccaactttcttttcttctgcttccaaATTACAAT CTTCTTCATTATTGTGTTG GCATTTGATTCCATCACTACTGCATGGctgattattttatttgtggttATTTCTGAGTCCAGCCTGGCCATACCAGTCAAGATACTCTGTGACTCCAGGTGGAAGCCAGTGATCAGGCTGTATGTAACCATCATGCTTACAGTGCTGGTCCTCCTTCTTCTCAACCTGTTTTGGGATCCACTGTTTCCTCTTAATGTGAACCAGAGTTTTCATTATGGTATCCTTTGTGACTTTTATCTGGT CAATTGTACCAGCCCCACCATTTACTTTATCATTGATTCCTTCAGGCAGCTGCAGTGACAGTGGCAGATGCTCAAACTGCTTCTCCAGAGGGTCATGCAGGATActcctgaagaaaatgaaaatggtcaTAGGGTTCTAGATGCCAGGAAGAATTGGAAACACTCTGATGCAGCAATTGAAAGCCTCTGCCTTG ACAGTGGCTCAGTGGCAACAGAACCTCCAGCTGGCTCTCCAGAGAGCTCTTCAGGTTCTCCTGAGGAGGATGAATGTAGAGATACCCATTCTCAGGGATCCTGGGAGATACTGGGAAATGGCGTTGCAGTGACATAG